The region TGGGGGTAGTACGTCTTTAGGTCTTAGGAGCCTCTCGGTGGAAATTCCTCGCAGACAATTTTCCACGAAAGTACCGAGAGATCTAACCACAAACACAAAACCTACTGCGGAGGATTGGATGGACTCAGAACAAGGTGTGGGAAGGTTGCTAACAGCTGAAGATGTTGCGACGAAATTACAGATCTCGAAGAGTTTTGCTTACCAGTTAATGAAAAGTGGGGAGATCCGAATGGTCAAGATCGGGAAGTGTAGCCGCGTGACAGAACCTGATCTGGCTGAATATATTGAAAAATGCAAGCTCAATGGATAGGTGTGATATGCGAAACAATGCTAAAATGATTCCGTATCATCGCACCTTAACAACCAAATATTGCGGGTCGCCTTTCCTTTATTACTTCCAAAGAGAAAGGAGATAAAGGAAATGGCAAAACGACGAGGAAATAACGAGGGGTGTCTGACCCACCGAGAAAATGGTACCTGGCGTGCTTCTATAACATTGCAAGGTAAAAGGTTAACCAAAACTGTCAAGACTCGGCAAGAAGCGTACGCTTGGATCAAACTAACGCAACAGCAAATAGAGACCGGGCTGACCTATGCCAGCACGAAGCTAATCATGACAGAATTTCTTGGGGAGTGGATCGAGACCGAGCAAGCAATTTTGAAGCCGTCAACCTGGTCCCATTACCAACAGCTTATCCGCCAGCATATCTCTCCACGGATTGGCAGGATCACGCTGAAAGACCTTAAAACTGAGCATATCCAGGGGCTATACAACCGGCTAAACAAAGAAGGGATTGGAGCATACACCATCCAAAAGACCCACACACTGCTACATAGCTCGCTGGAATTTGCTGTAAAGATGGGTACCATCCCGCGCAACCCTGCCAGCTATGCCAAGCCACCGAAAGCACCTGAAAAGGAAATGCAGATCCTGAATGAAACCCAGGCAAATCAGTTCTTGGTATCGGCTCTGGAACACCGTTGGAGTGCCCTATTTCACCTGGCGATGGTGACAGGGATGAGGCAGATGGAGCTGCTTGGGCTGAAGTGGGAAGACCTAGATTGGCTCAGACAGACAATAAAGGTCGAGCGTCAATTAGTACGGACAAACGGGAAAAATGTCGAGTTCAGCACACCAAAGACTAAGTTTGGTAAGCGATCTCTCAAACTTGCGGGGAATGACATTCAGGTGTTGAGAAGGCATTCCGAGAGACAGCAAGCATTGCGCGTGAAGGCTGGTAAAAAATGGGTGGAGAACGGCTTGATATTTACCAACTCTGTTGGTGGTCCGATCAATCCACGCAATTTGCTCAGAGAGTTCACTACACTTCTAGCTGCAGCTGGTTTACCGAGAATACGATTTCACGATCTCAGGCATACGGCGGCAAGCCTGATGCTGAACCATGGCATACCACCTCTAATCGTATCAAGAAGATTGGGGCATTCCAGGGTGTCAATAACTCTTGACATCTACGGGCACCTGATCCCCGGCATGCAGACCGAGGCCGCCAGCCTGATCAGCGATCTTGTAACACCATTACGAATTGTATCAAATTGTACCCAAACTGTACCCGAACTGTACCCAGTTGAAATTGACCAAATAACCACCCCCCAGATATAGAAAAAACTGCAGGAAACCCGCAGTTTTGGTCACATATAGTGTGGGCGGAATAGGACTCGAACCTACGACCTCCTCTGTGTAAGAGAGGCGTTCTGACCAACTGAACTATCCGCCCGACGGGCTGATTATACCTTATTTCCTTTGCAACTTTGTAAGCACTCTCCACCAACCATCCGCAAATTCGTTTGCATTTCTAGGGTACTTTATGATACACTTTGTATTAAAAAATGATGAGTTTGGAGAGGATTATGACCTACGAAGAACGAATCCGTCGTGATCGCCCTAACATGTCCAAAAGCTTCGCCAAACTGGCAGATTTCCTGCTTGATTCTTACATCCAGGCTTCGTTTATGACTGCCAGTGAGTTGGCCCATGCCTTGAACCTCGATGCGGCAACAGTAGTCCGCTTCTCGCAACATCTGGGTTATAAAGGTTACCCTGAGCTGCTGCGTGAGATCCGTGACAAGGTCAGACGTAATCTTCTCTACCATCCCCAATCCGAAGGTGAGCTCGATTCTCTCCCCGGGGTTGTGACGGCTGCCCTGGAGAACTTACGCCAGGAGCTCGACCAGATGCGCCTCATGCTGGATATCAGTTCCATCGAGAAACTGGTCAATGAGATTGGAAATGCCCGGAGAATCATCCTCCTGGTCGAGTCACCTGCTCAACCAGCCGCTTATAATCTGGTATATTTCTTGGAACAAGGTGGCTTTCCGATTTATATCGCCCGCCCGGGGGTGATTGATTTCGCCCGCACGGTGCACACCGCCTCACAACAAGATTTACTCCTGGCCATCGATGTCACCGGCCAATCGCCTTTTATCGCCCGCTCGCTGGCTGAGGCGAAAGCTCGCAAGATTCCCACTGCAGCCATCGTCGGGGCAGCCTCACTACCAACTGCACGCTCTGCTAGCGTAGTCTTGGCCGCATCCGAACATCCTTCCTCAACCAGTGGTATGATCGTGATCAGTGCGATCATCTACATCCTGGTTGAAGCCCTGCATTGGTCATTCTCACAACGCTTCTCAGGTGCCGAGCAGGCAATTTCGGATCTGGCGACGCGCATCCAGGAATCAGAAAACTAAAGCATATCCCATGCGTCTTATACGTTATCGCAAAAATTCTGAGCCACCTCAATATGGTTGGGTAAATGATTTAATTATTGGGCAGCTAGTGGGCTCACCATTTGGCGAATACCAACGCCTGGAAGCGACGCTTCCCTTGGATTCGGTCCAACTTCTTGCTCCCATCCTCCCAGGCAAGATCATCTGTGTTGGGCGGAATTATACTGAGCACATCAAAGAGACTAATGCGGAGGTTCCGACGACACCTCTACTCTTTCTCAAACCTCCCTCTGCAGTAATCGGTCCCAACCAAACCATATTCCTACCACCCCAATCCGAGCAGGTCGACCATGAGGCTGAATTGGCAGTTGTCATTGGCAGACGAGGCCGTTGGATCCAGCCCCCTGACGCCGGAAATTATATCTTTGGCTATACCATCGGCAACGATGTCACCGCCCGCGACCTGCAACGCAAAGATGGGCAATGGACACGCAGTAAGGGTTTCGATACCTTCTTACCGCTGGGTCCCTGGATCGATACCGACATTAACCCGTCAGATACAATGATCACCTGCCATGTCAATGGTCAGCTCCGCCAGATGGCATCCACGCGCGATATGATATTCCATATTGACCAGCTGATCGCCTATGTATCCTCCATCATGACCCTGGAGCCAGGCGATGTGCTCATGACGGGAACTCCTGCCGGGATCAGCCCACTCCACCCAGGAGATACAGTGGAAGTTTCCATCGAAGGTATTGGCAAGCTGTGTAACACAGTGGCGGTGGAAGTTCAGTCTTAATCATTTTGGTTATGAAGCTAGATATCCACACCGGCGTGATTACCATCGTTGCCCTGCTTTCTGTATTGGCAGCATATGGGCTATGGGCTGGTATTCGCTCGATTCGCAAGGCACGCACTCTCAAGTTCTTCCGTATGCGCCGCGATCGAATGGTGACGGGCTGGAGGATGGTTGCCCTGTCCATCGTCTTAATCCTGGTCGCCATTTTCGCCAGACGTTTCGCCGAGCCTATCGCCTACCGTTACTTTCCACCCACGGTTACGCCTACCCACACACCCACGATCACACTTACCCCTACCATCAGCCTCACCCCCACCATCACTCAGACGCCTACGATCACACCCACCCCGTCAGTGTCGGATACGCCGACCATAACGCCCACGCCTCATATGCCGTTGATTATCGAGGAAAAATTTTCCAGCACAACCACACCTAACCCAGAAGCGGTCTTTAGCCCGCTCCAGTTCGCAACTGCCCTGGATAAAGACTATCTCCCGATAGAACCGAACACAGTCTTCCAAAACCCGGTTGGCCATCTTTATGCGCAATTCACCTACGACAAGATGACCCCTGGGGCACAGTGGACTGCTCTGTGGTATTACGGTAGCCAGCTGGTTTATTATGAAACCGAGCCGTGGGACGGCGGGACCGGAGGCATTGGCTATACGGACTGGAATCCTGAGCCATATCTATGGCTGGCGGGTGAATATGAGGTGCAGATTTTTGTGGGCAACAGCTGGAAAACCTCCGGGCGCTTCACCGTGGAAGGCTCGCCACCCACTGGTGTGCCAAGTGCCACACCTTCACAAACGCTGACGGCTTCCCCCACACCCCGCCCGTCAGATACGCGCATGCCCACAATAACCACCACACCCAGCCCCGTGCGAATCACACCCACGTTTACCGCAGCCTACACCCTCGCCCCTACACCCACCAAGA is a window of Anaerolineales bacterium DNA encoding:
- a CDS encoding 2-hydroxyhepta-2,4-diene-1,7-dioate isomerase, translated to MRLIRYRKNSEPPQYGWVNDLIIGQLVGSPFGEYQRLEATLPLDSVQLLAPILPGKIICVGRNYTEHIKETNAEVPTTPLLFLKPPSAVIGPNQTIFLPPQSEQVDHEAELAVVIGRRGRWIQPPDAGNYIFGYTIGNDVTARDLQRKDGQWTRSKGFDTFLPLGPWIDTDINPSDTMITCHVNGQLRQMASTRDMIFHIDQLIAYVSSIMTLEPGDVLMTGTPAGISPLHPGDTVEVSIEGIGKLCNTVAVEVQS